The Manduca sexta isolate Smith_Timp_Sample1 chromosome 17, JHU_Msex_v1.0, whole genome shotgun sequence genome includes a window with the following:
- the LOC115443488 gene encoding cytochrome P450 18a1: MWIGTRILTYAYAYIRANTDSSKLPSMTTIYLLAITYGIWVIFKQIGYYRRLPPGPWGIPYFGYLLFLKRMSPQAWYRKMAEQYGDIFSVKMGNNLVVCIGSAKLLKDLFYRSDSTGRPHTPLNELLGGHGIVLSEGDLWKKQRQFLHEKFRALGIKLWPNQRFEKFIIMEIQEFLTKLEASSGKPVDPTDLLGRHIHNVICQLMMSFRFEENDDKFAKFNEIVSRGMKLFGSVHIGEHIREYLLLPGKKAVLNEIKRNLQDVSKFHGDRLSERIQQRNGHSGFREPSDLLDHYLDHVEGSKKTDGVDDLFPDVDPNKQIIQVMNDLFSAGMETSLSTLSWSVVMMIREPKVAGKVRDELRQVLPPGHLVTLEHRAKLPYTEAVLFETLRRVSVVPLGTTHVNTRPLKIGEYVIPAGTHIIPLLQKMGMDPETYPEPEKFKPERFLKDGQLRVPDSFMQFGVGQRMCLGTQLARMELFLFFANLMNSFDFTLPYGVDEPELQGVMGSMHAPAPFTVNFRKLES; encoded by the exons atgtgGATTGGCACCAGAATTTTGACCTACGCATATGCATACATACGCGCGAACACCGATTCATCAAAACTGCCCTCGATGACTACTATATACCTGCTGGCTATTACATACGGCATATGggttatatttaaacaaattggcTACTACAGAAGATTGCCGCCTG gacCATGGGGCATTCCATACTTCGGTTATCTTCTTTTCCTGAAACGTATGTCACCGCAAGCATGGTATCGTAAAATGGCGGAACAATACGGCGACATATTCTCCGTGAAGATGGGAAATAATCTTGTTGTGTGCATAGGCTCAGCGAAATTGTTGAAGGACTTGTTTTACAGGAGTGATTCTACTGGCCGCCCACATACTCCTCTAAATGAACTCTTGGGCGGGCATG gtATAGTCCTGAGCGAAGGAGATTTGTGGAAAAAGCAAAGGCAGTTTTTGCATGAAAAGTTTCGTGCTTTGGGAATTAAACTGTGGCCCAACCAGCGATTTGAAAAGTTCATAATT ATGGAAATTCAAGAGTTTTTGACAAAATTGGAAGCATCCAGTGGCAAGCCCGTGGACCCAACAGACCTGCTGGGAAGACACATCCATAACGTCATCTGCCAGCTAATGATGAGCTTCCGATTTGAGGAGAATGACGATAAATTCGCAAAATTCAATGAAATAGTTTCCCGAGGCATGAAACTGTTTGGATCTGTCCACATCGGTGAACATATTAGAGAATATTTG TTATTACCTGGCAAAAAAGCCGTTTTGAACGAAATTAAACGCAACTTGCAAGACGTGAGCAAATTTCACGGGGATCGTCTGTCAGAGAGAATACAACAGCGCAATGGACACTCAGGTTTCAGAGAGCCCTCAGATCTGCTGGACCACTACTTGGATCATGTGGAAGGATCGAAGAAAACCGACGGCGTTGATGACCTCTTTCCTGATGTTGATCCTA acAAACAAATAATTCAAGTGATGAACGATCTATTCTCTGCGGGCATGGAGACGTCCCTAAGCACGCTCAGCTGGAGTGTGGTGATGATGATCAGGGAGCCAAAGGTTGCTGGCAAAGTTCGGGATGAGTTACGTCAAGTCCTGCCTCCTGGACACCTGGTGACCTTGGAACACCGCGCCAAACTACCGTACACCGAAGCCGTCCTGTTTGAAACATTGCGAAGAGTCTCCGTTGTTCCTTTGGGAACGACCCATGTTAATACGAG GCCCCTAAAAATCGGTGAATACGTGATCCCGGCCGGCACCCACATCATCCCACTGCTACAAAAGATGGGAATGGATCCAGAGACGTATCCAGAGCCTGAGAAGTTCAAGCCAGAGCGGTTCCTTAAAGATGGCCAGCTTCGCGTTCCTGATAGCTTCATGCAGTTCGGAGTCGGTCAACGTATGTGTTTAGGAACGCAATTAGCTAGAATGGAATTATTCCTTTTCTTCGCGAATTTGATGAATTCATTTGACTTTACATTACCTTATGGAGTGGACGAGCCTGAGTTGCAAGGAGTTATGGGATCGATGCATGCGCCGGCGCCGTTCACTGTCAATTTCCGAAAATTGGAATCTTAA